The following coding sequences are from one Geodermatophilus normandii window:
- a CDS encoding sensor histidine kinase produces MDERPLLETLAARLRERPFEVDVALAALVGLVTVVAPARTYYPAEAPSFVLGVLLVAPLAWRRRAPVPAAAVVTVAGLLELVAGTDFLAANVSALLMVYALAAYAPPWAARAGLGLGLAGAVLASLRWYSFDSSDALLVTVGAIAVSVVAAWALGRLRRSRLGEIVGLAERARLLEVERDQEMRLAATAERARIAREMHDVVAHSLSVVIAQADGGRYAGRTDPEAATGALEAIAATGRQALTDMRALLGVLREDRREEYAPQPDVAAIPVLVDDVRASGLDVDLLVEGEPRAMAAGPQLAAYRIVQESLTNVLKHAGPACRAWVRLHWRPDVLELSVLDDGRGAGAVPADGLGQGLRGMAERAQLHRGRLEAGPRSGGGFGVHAVLPLGGAR; encoded by the coding sequence ATGGACGAGCGCCCCCTCCTCGAGACCCTCGCGGCCCGGCTGCGCGAGCGGCCCTTCGAGGTCGACGTCGCGCTCGCCGCCCTGGTCGGGCTCGTCACGGTCGTCGCGCCGGCGCGGACCTACTACCCGGCCGAGGCCCCGTCCTTCGTCCTCGGCGTGCTGCTGGTCGCGCCGCTGGCCTGGCGCCGGCGGGCGCCGGTCCCTGCGGCCGCCGTCGTCACCGTCGCGGGGCTGCTCGAGCTGGTGGCGGGCACGGACTTCCTCGCCGCGAACGTCTCGGCGCTGCTGATGGTCTACGCGCTGGCCGCCTACGCGCCGCCCTGGGCCGCGCGGGCGGGGCTGGGCCTCGGGCTGGCCGGCGCCGTCCTGGCATCGCTGCGCTGGTACTCCTTCGACTCCAGCGACGCGCTGCTGGTCACCGTCGGCGCCATCGCCGTGTCCGTCGTCGCGGCATGGGCGCTGGGCCGGCTGCGCCGCTCCCGGCTCGGCGAGATCGTCGGCCTGGCCGAGCGGGCGCGGTTGCTGGAGGTCGAGCGCGACCAGGAGATGCGGCTGGCCGCCACCGCCGAGCGGGCCCGCATCGCCCGCGAGATGCACGACGTCGTGGCGCACTCCCTGTCGGTGGTGATCGCGCAGGCCGACGGCGGCCGCTACGCCGGGCGCACCGACCCCGAGGCGGCCACCGGCGCGCTGGAGGCCATCGCCGCCACCGGGCGCCAGGCGCTCACCGACATGCGCGCCCTGCTCGGCGTGCTGCGGGAGGACCGCCGCGAGGAGTACGCCCCGCAGCCCGACGTCGCCGCGATCCCGGTCCTGGTCGACGACGTCCGGGCCAGCGGGCTCGACGTCGACCTGCTGGTGGAGGGCGAGCCGCGGGCGATGGCGGCCGGCCCGCAGCTGGCCGCCTACCGGATCGTGCAGGAGTCGCTGACCAACGTCCTCAAGCACGCGGGCCCCGCCTGCCGCGCGTGGGTGCGGCTGCACTGGCGGCCCGACGTGCTGGAGCTGTCGGTCCTCGACGACGGCCGCGGCGCCGGGGCCGTTCCCGCCGACGGCCTCGGGCAGGGCCTGCGCGGGATGGCCGAGCGGGCCCAGCTGCACCGCGGGCGGCTGGAGGCCGGACCCCGCAGCGGCGGCGGGTTCGGCGTGCACGCGGTGCTGCCGCTCGGGGGCGCGCGGTGA
- a CDS encoding YceI family protein, with the protein MTSTTAVQIPGYVAGTWDIDATHSTVGFSVRHMMVSKVRGYFTKFSGEIVTGEDPAASAVNATIDMDSIDTRQEQRDAHIRSADFFDVGNHTVMTFRSTGVVADGEDWTVQGDLTIKGITKPVTLALELNGFGPDAYGGYRAGFSAKTSISRKAYGVDIDLPMDGGGVVVGDKIDVELEIEAVLRTA; encoded by the coding sequence ATGACCAGCACCACCGCCGTTCAGATCCCCGGCTACGTCGCCGGCACCTGGGACATCGACGCCACCCACTCCACCGTCGGCTTCTCCGTCCGCCACATGATGGTGAGCAAGGTCCGCGGCTACTTCACGAAGTTCTCCGGCGAGATCGTCACCGGCGAGGACCCGGCCGCCTCCGCGGTGAACGCCACGATCGACATGGACTCGATCGACACCCGCCAGGAGCAGCGCGACGCGCACATCCGCTCCGCCGACTTCTTCGACGTCGGCAACCACACCGTGATGACCTTCCGCTCCACCGGCGTCGTCGCCGACGGTGAGGACTGGACCGTGCAGGGCGACCTGACCATCAAGGGCATCACCAAGCCGGTCACGCTGGCCCTCGAGCTCAACGGCTTCGGCCCCGACGCCTACGGCGGCTACCGCGCCGGCTTCAGCGCCAAGACCTCCATCTCCCGCAAGGCCTACGGCGTCGACATCGACCTGCCGATGGACGGCGGCGGCGTCGTCGTCGGCGACAAGATCGACGTCGAGCTCGAGATCGAGGCCGTGCTCCGCACTGCCTGA
- a CDS encoding MarR family winged helix-turn-helix transcriptional regulator encodes MTTQVSPGAGSAPEPPVGEPRWLDAEEQRAWRAWLYSSQLLNDRLDRELTRATGIPHAYYEILVQLSETPGRQMRMSELADRCLSSRSRLSHAVSRLEERGWVRRQVCAEDGRGLLAVLTDEGFAALEAAAPIHVEGVRTHLFDQLTPEQVAAMRDLGETLLRHLDPT; translated from the coding sequence ATGACGACGCAGGTGTCACCCGGTGCGGGGTCGGCGCCCGAGCCGCCCGTCGGGGAGCCGCGCTGGCTCGACGCCGAGGAGCAGCGGGCCTGGCGTGCGTGGCTCTACAGCTCCCAGCTGCTCAACGACCGGCTCGACCGCGAGCTGACGCGGGCCACCGGCATCCCGCACGCCTACTACGAGATCCTCGTGCAGCTGTCGGAGACGCCCGGGCGGCAGATGCGGATGAGCGAGCTCGCCGACCGCTGCCTGTCCTCCCGCAGCCGCCTGTCCCACGCGGTGTCCCGGCTCGAGGAGCGCGGCTGGGTGCGCCGGCAGGTCTGCGCCGAGGACGGCCGCGGGCTGCTCGCCGTCCTCACCGACGAGGGCTTCGCCGCCCTGGAGGCCGCGGCGCCGATCCACGTCGAGGGGGTGCGCACCCACCTGTTCGACCAGCTCACGCCGGAGCAGGTCGCGGCGATGCGCGACCTCGGCGAGACGCTGCTGCGCCACCTCGACCCCACGTAG
- a CDS encoding response regulator, translating into MTRVVLVDDQQMVRAGFRMVIDSQPDLTVVGEAGDGDAAVALLRSTPADVVLMDVRMPGTDGIEATRRVTALPDPPRVVVLTTFDLDEYVVAAIGAGASGFLLKDAPPEEMLAAVRTVHAGDSVIAASSTRRLLQHVAPMLRGTAPTTVGGGAELAELTPREREVLVQMALGATNTEIAQRLFVSEATVKTHVGRVLAKTGSRDRVQAVVLAYRTGLVSPADLLRDA; encoded by the coding sequence GTGACCCGGGTGGTCCTGGTCGACGACCAGCAGATGGTGCGGGCGGGCTTCCGCATGGTCATCGACTCCCAGCCCGACCTCACCGTGGTCGGCGAGGCCGGCGACGGGGACGCGGCGGTGGCGCTGCTGCGGTCGACCCCGGCCGACGTCGTCCTCATGGACGTGCGCATGCCCGGCACCGACGGCATCGAGGCCACCCGCCGGGTGACCGCGCTGCCCGACCCGCCGCGGGTGGTCGTGCTGACGACCTTCGACCTCGACGAGTACGTCGTGGCCGCGATCGGCGCCGGCGCCAGCGGCTTCCTGCTCAAGGACGCGCCGCCGGAGGAGATGCTGGCCGCCGTCCGCACCGTGCACGCCGGCGACTCGGTGATCGCGGCCAGCTCCACCCGCCGGTTGCTGCAGCACGTGGCGCCGATGCTGCGCGGCACGGCGCCCACGACGGTCGGCGGCGGCGCGGAACTGGCCGAGCTCACGCCGCGCGAGCGCGAGGTGCTCGTGCAGATGGCGCTCGGGGCCACCAACACCGAGATCGCCCAGCGGCTCTTCGTGAGCGAGGCGACGGTGAAGACGCACGTCGGTCGGGTGCTGGCCAAGACCGGCTCGCGCGACCGCGTGCAGGCCGTCGTCCTCGCCTACCGGACCGGCCTGGTCTCCCCCGCCGACCTCCTCCGCGACGCCTGA